The Melanotaenia boesemani isolate fMelBoe1 chromosome 8, fMelBoe1.pri, whole genome shotgun sequence DNA window TTCCTTACTAGTTGACATCTCACAAAACCGTGCTTCTTCTTcatacagaaaacatgtttgtttcagGATCCGATCTGGTGCAAACAGTGGATTTATGTGAATATTCTCGAGGCAACAATAAAGAATCTCCTATTTCACAGTGCTTCAACACACTGTCTCTGCACTGTTTGCAGTTCGCTACCTGGGTGGATGCGGTGGTGTTTGTCTTCAGCCTGGAGGATGAGATCAGCTTTCAGACGGTCTACAATTACTTCTTGCGTCTATCCAGCTACAGAAACACAGCTGAGGTGCCCATGGTCCTCGTTGGAACGCAAGGTTTTGTCCTATGTCCTATATCCAGCATGCTTTCTGTTGCTTCCTATAATATTGAACTATTGTGTCATTTTTCTGGAAGTGCTCTGTGTTTCTTTTGTGTCTTACACTTTAATGTTTCTCCTTTACTCTGGTCTATCAGATGCAATCAGTGCTGCCAATCCCAGAGTGATCGATGACTCACGGGCTAGAAAGTTGTCAAACGACCTAAAGCGCTGCACATACTATGAGACCTGCTCCACCTATGGCCTGAATGTGGAGAGAGTCTTCCAGGACGGTGAGAGGGAGTATTTTAAGAAGTGCAGATCGGgtagttttaatcttttttggGGTACAGCATACTCTGCTATGCTGTAGACACCACTGCTCTTATAGTTAGCATACATTTTATAagccatatttttattatattatattatattatattatattatattatattatattatattatattatattatattatattatattatattattttataagcCAAATTCTTGACTTTATGGCAATTAGTcaactgaaaacagatttttaaataatatttggttTATCATGcagttaaatctaaatgtaaaGTACTCAAAATTCACTGGTTTCAGCTCTCTACTGTAAAATTGGCATACAACAGTCAATGCAAGTGGGGCTTCATAGTAATCATGAAAAACTAATAACATATTTTTAGCACATATACAtttgcaataaaaatgttttctattttagaATAATACAAATAATGGAAAAAACACCAATTTGTTTATGTCTTTCattcaataaaattaatttaaaaaaattcccttGTGCCTTCAATATTGAGGGCTGATAATTGTGATACATAAATCAATCAGTATGCTAAAACCTGGATTATTGTATGAGAGACAAAAGTAACACAACTTatgatttattttagattttagatttaTCATCTATACATCTATAGctacaatgacaataaacttAAGTCACACTGAATAAAAGGTGACAATGTTTGCACATTTATAACCAATTAAAACCCTATTAATGATCAAAACTGTCAAAAATTCAGAATTACCTACTTTATTCCTAAGGTTCACTCTTGAACTGAGATCAGAATCATGTCAAAGCCATAATCAGTTTCTCCAGTTAGCTGATGTTTACTTTGTGCTAAAAGCCCACAATTTTAGGCTAAGTGATCaaatttagtctaatttattattGCAATACTATAAAATGATTAATCAGCTGTGTTGAAAATTAGCTCATTAGTATATCAAGCAGGGAGTCcatatttctttatatagattatattaaaatatgtaatataataATACTAAAACTAACATAAAACAATTAGACTGTTagggagcaaaaaaaaaaaaaattgtatggATATGTTTGCTGTACGGTTGCCTGATTTAGTAAAAAGCTTCcttcattaaatttatttttgttcaaagTCAgtcaaacacaacacagcaatTACAACACTGCAATTAATAATGTAAAAGCAAAACCATGATTGCAAATGTGGCCCTCGCCAGCAACCGGATAAACTGACttatttgtgtctttaaaatgtCAGGAAACTCACTGTTTTGGGAACTCAGCTGCTACCTCTGTGGCACATTTATCCCCTTATGGCTCCAGCTTCTTTCAAAATCTGTCATCCCttcagaaaacatctgaattcaTAATACAGCGTTCACAGTGCATTTCAGTGTCTGTTGATGCGCAGGTTGTCTTTCCTCCCTGCTTTAATTGCTTCCTGAAGCCCaatttgaaataattaaaagagtGCTCGCTGTCTGGAGAAGTCGCTCTGTATCACTGTTCCCTTCTCtctttatttaccatgctgcaGCAGGCAGCCGGGCGTTGTGGTCCCAGCTGTCGGCACAACTTCAGATCATCTCTCTTCCCCTCAATACTAATTCATGTCACGCAGCCATGAACATCGCCTCCTTCCTTTCCTCCCTCCCACTCCACCCAGTCGAGTGTGCTTTGAATTAAAAGATGGGCAGCACCTACTGCATAGCTAATAAAAGCATTTTCGTGCATGGCTACAAAGGTTGGGCTGCACGATGTGTTTGTGGAGGTTAGCAccgcggcctcacagcaagaaggtgatTGGTTCGACGCTCGGCCGGGGAGGGCAtcgaacagtggcctttttgtttagagtttgcatgttctccccgtgtatgcgtgggttctctctggatactctggcttcctcccacagtccaaagacatgcacatTAGGTTAATCTGCccctctaaattctccctgggattgtgtgtaagtgtgaatggttgtttgccTCTCTGTTTTGGCCCTGATGCACTAGCAACCTGAACGgggtgtactctgcctctcgCCTGGTAATTGTTGGGATAGGCTTCAGTTTCTtggtgaccctgaattggaataaacagtatagaaaatggatggatggttacAAACCTCTTATTGGGTTGAAAACACACTGTAAGGCTCAGTGAAGGACAGGAAAAATTCTTTGTATCATTacatattattacattttctagaaATTAAGTTGACCCCCACACTCTTCACCACTTTTGATAATAACTTAATCAGACATTTGGACATTTGAGGTACCACTGAGACAGTTCTTGCAGCTCACGCTGACATACTGTCTGCAACTACTTTTGTCTCCTTAGAGGCTCATCTtcattccagttttttttttttttttttttgcttttaaaaatccattttggTTCATTACAGCGTGTTGTAGTGCATCCCAGTAAACAGCAGTTTTTAGGCATGTTGTTAGTTCTTTCAGACAAAAATGACAAGGACACAAATTCATTTGACCAATAGGGTTGAAAATATTTGGAACAGTTATTGACCAAGAATCCTGTAATGACCACAATCCAAAGGGACACTGTGTGCTTCAAtctaaagtgttttttttttcctgtcatgttttttaggttttgttgttgctagGTCAACTAAATAGCCTATAAGTCAGAAATCATTATAGCCTATTACATTATACAGTTTCACCTCACAGAGGCGTCACCTCTAAAAGCTTTTTATTACCGCATGGCATACTTGTAGCTGATAAAGATGGTATAATATTCACTATTATTTAATCAGAAAGACTGAACCAAAGTGAGTTAACAATGCCAAAAACACATGCTAAGTTGAATTGTGTTTCACAATCTCTGCATAAACCACCAGTAAATAATGTGTTGCTGTGTGTCTCCAGTTGCCCAGAAGGTTGTGGCCATGAGGAAAAAGCAGCAGCTCTCTATTGGGCCATGCAAATCCCTCCCCAACTCTCCCAGCCACTCATCAGTCCCCGCTGCATCCATACCCTCTGTCCACATTAACCAGGTAAGATCTTTACACCATATGGACAGACTACTCTCTTTTACTTGTCACTCACTTTTTCTTCATCCAATTATGTAAAGAGAAATACAATTTTATGCAATAGTTCTCATGATGATTGCTCACTTTTAAGTGTGGGAAATCACATCCACCTCCCATCATCCTAAACTGACCTGCTTTCATTCCCTCTTCTCTGCAATCcctctcttctcctcttcctctgtttctctCGGTTTCTCGTAATCGTTCTTGCTCCCTAGGCGGCCAACGGTGGGGGTGCATTCAGCGACTACTCCTCCTCTGTTCCCTCCACCCCCAGCATAAGTCAGCGGGAGATGCGCATTGAGACCATCGCTGCCTCCAACACGCCCACACCCATCCGCAAGCAGTCTAAGCGCCGCTCCAACATTTTCACAGTAAGTATGCGACAGCTGATGCAAAGCAACACCCACTCACACTACTAGAGGGCATGTTGCCAAGCACACTTTTTCCACCAGAGGGAGCCAGGTATCTCAAAACGCAATCAAAAGCAACCTCTCCTGCCTCCGTTGCTGGCAAAGACGACGACGTCTTGTTCACAAAGTTCAGTGTGCAGAGGAGAAGAAGACTTTATAGCTCTCATACTAGATCCCAAAAAtcccccccccctcccaaaaaaaaaaaaaaaaagattctgcCTTGAAGCAAATATCAAAGATAGCACtgtggaaaacaacaacaacaaaaaaaatcataaaatttcacatcattgttgttttttctaaTTGGATGTAGTGAGTGGATTAAGTTTCTCATCTTACCCATAACAAACTGGGCCCTCTACGCTGTCTAAATCTTTGACCTCCCATCCCCCACCCCTCTTATTTTTGCTAGATCCTTTCTTTGCAGTGATTTCCCTTTTGGGGAGAGATGGCAGCAACAAACCACCACTTCTCCTGCCCCATCAAGTTAACCTAAAATCCAGTCCAACCCATGGCCTGTTTACATGCTGCAAATAACGCATGCCTACAACCTCCAGCAACTGCTCATCCGGCTTAATCTACATAGATCCCCAACACCCCCACATACTTAAATTGGGCTTATATGCAATTTTAAATGCCAAGTTTAACTATCACACCAGTGTCCCAACCCCTGTCTGCCTGCTCTTTACCCTGTGTCCTGTCATATTTGCCCTTTTCCCTAACCAGTAGCATATGTGTGCACTAACAACTCTAATTTCTTCAGCTGTCCTAAGCTTGTCTTTTACTTGTAGCCTCTGCCCTCTTCTTCTACCCAGCCTGCCCCCCTCTTTCTTCCTTTCCCACTTTTTCTTTACCAGCCTCCTTTGCTGCTGAGCCCTTCCCACTCTTGTGTAGCCAGATCTGAGCCTCCTCATGCCCAGGGAGGtctataaaaataagaaatcttAGAATCAGCGCAAGCGATTATGTATAGACCATCATGTGACCAAGAAGGAAGTGAATTGTACGAACTCACTATTGTACTATTTTATTTCGTTTTCTCCAGAACTTTTGAGCTTTATGAGACAAAGATCAGGCTGCATAAGATTTCTCCTCTTCTAACTCCCCCTGGTACATCTACCCTTGCCCAACTTTCTCAACTCCGCCAcctgtcctcttcctcctcactgcTGTCCTCTGTATTTCCCCTTCCCCTtgccctctttcttttttctttctagcTAACTGCTTTCAACTTCCCTATCTACCTtcccccacccccctcctctATTTTTCCTACTGCATTCATCCTCTTACCCCAGCTGCTGAAGGAGCCACAGGTTTTGTGGCCTCCAAGCAGTTCAGGCTGTGTGCTAGCTCCCCTTGTTGTCTCCCTTCCCCCCCGCTAGGTAGTGACTAACCATGTCCACCAGAGAAATGAGCCTCTCCCCGTCCGCGTCATGGAGATGCCGAAGCACGCCACCTACCCGGTGTGGGTGCCAGAGTGGCAAGCCGAGCGGGAATTTCAGCTCATGACCTTCTGAGGAGCAGCAAGCCAAGGGTGGGAGAAGGGAGGGTGAGggaacagaggaggaggagaaggaggaggcgATGTCGACATTTCTTCAGTGACACTTGAAGAGTACCATGGGCTCAGACGAGAAGAAGACTTGCAGTGCAAAACCTTTTTTGCCAtttcacaaaacaacacaaagaaaatgtttcatcaACTGTGTCGAGGATGTCCCCTTTCCCagcttttctattttaaaaagaaattgatCACTGTCTAACAAGTTCTATCAGAGTCCTGAGAGATCACAAGTTGCCATTCATGCTATCAAGCTACACTTGTAAGTAGTATACTTCATGATGATTTGGGAAGTTTCAAGAGAAGTACTTTAAGTAAGAAAATAAGCCTTAATGTCACTggtagatgagctctgacagaTGAATATCGGATTGTCTTGCAGTGATTACTTCAAGGCCCATTGAAGTAATAAATTAGAGGCAAAGTCTGTCACATTTATGGCACTGGCATTGGGACTCTTAATATAAAGAAGCTTCCTTTGTTATCTGCATTTAACTAAATTGATAGTGTTTGAGAATGCAAGAAATTACTTGTGGGTTCAGATTTTTAGTCCATCCTTAATCCAGCTCCCAAAATTATAGACATTAGATAAACTCCTCTTTTTAATAATGGAtttgttcagcttttttttttcttttttttaaagtaagtaGTTAAAGCTTTACATCCGAAGATTTTATCACTTCGTCCTTTCACTGACCTCACTAATCCGTTTCACCAACCACGATCATTTCAAGCCACTTTTGACCATAACTGTCCTCGGCCACTAGGTGTCAGCGCAGCACACATTATTCTTTCCTAGTGCTTCCATGGTCAATAACTCTAAAAAAATTTTGTGAGCTGTCTGTGGTCTTCTGTCGTCCTCAGACTGTCCTTTCCATTTTGTGTTGAAAAGTACACTGTTAgacatttagataaaaaaaaaaaaatatggcatTCTTTTATACTTAACTCCATTCCACTACATTCTTTCATGTTAGATCAACCCATGTATTAATGTGTGCCATTTAGTGtttactttttcatattttagtcCCTTAACATGTTGCTGGATCTCCACGTGTGAGACAAatcataaacagaaaaaaaacagaataaaaaataaataataataaccattTGACactgttttttaatatttgcagatTTGTGCTTCTGTTTCCAACCTTTCTTCAACAAAAAGGGCTTTCCAACTCCTTCCGAATTAGAAGAGCatgatggttaaaaataaagagtCCCCCTGCTTTGCTAATCCTAATAGAGAGGAGATTATTGATTGAGAACTTGCAGCTTGTGGCCACTTTACCCTCAGTGCTTTATTGCATTGAGGGTAATGCATGTGGAAGCCATAGGACTTTGCGTGTAATGCAGCCTAAAGTCGAGTCCGCTGGAGTGTCTGGGTGCACTCAAAGTAGACATTCAAATATCACCAAGTGAGACAGACTGTAGGGACTCTTCTGGAAATGCCCCATCCAACCCCTTTTTGCCCTGCTCCGCCTTTCGCTCCCATTCAGACGCGCCATACAAAAACATGCTGTACAGTCAAGTCACTCTTGGAACTGTTACCCAGCCACCAAAAGGACACAACCTTTCCTTACATGACATCACACTGcctttttttcataaatgaagACTCAAGGACTAGAGGTGCcacgtttttttatttatttattaatttatttattcattttgtttggtctgtttttatttgattcattACTGTTTTTAGGGCCGTATTGAATGACTGATTGGAATGGAAAATGTGGTATAAATGTGTGATCACGTAGAGGTATTTTAGATTAGAGTAACTTTGGAAAAGTTTATGAAGGCCTTCATAAAAACTTAGCATAGATTGTCAGGCTGTTGAGTTTATTCCAGAAGGATATTAATACTGAAAGTTGCCAACAAATGAAACTGGGTTGCACCGACTTGTATGAATGTAGTTTAATGtaatattgttgttttgttcttttattctaagttatttttaaaccttccttttttttctccttcattttTCTTAGTTTAGGTTTGGTACAGAGATTATGAACTCGTGCATAAATGCTTTTCTATCATGAACGGATTGACAAAAAATAGACTGCTGTatatcttgtattttatttacaatggTATTCTATAAAAAGGACATACATATAAGGAATATATGAAATAATGCCTTTATTGTTCATCCTATATTTTGTGGGAACTGCAATGTTTGGCTCAATCTGTTGAATATTTTGAAGTGAATTTGTGACTTGCTTTGTATGGTGTCTGTATAGAAGCTA harbors:
- the agap3 gene encoding arf-GAP with GTPase, ANK repeat and PH domain-containing protein 3 isoform X4, whose protein sequence is MNFQSSVPVSGISQQSQPAMPTPGTVPAPVPVPVPQSIPSQFGSGSSASSGAGQFGSGTVSGQAAQSGPAGSQFVLSNSAAIRAEIHRFESVHPNIYAIYDLIERIDDLALQNQIREHVISIEDSFVNSQEWTLSRSVPELKVGIVGNLSSGKSALVHRYLTGTYVQEESPEGGRFKKEIVVDGQSYLLLIRDEGGPPELQFATWVDAVVFVFSLEDEISFQTVYNYFLRLSSYRNTAEVPMVLVGTQDAISAANPRVIDDSRARKLSNDLKRCTYYETCSTYGLNVERVFQDVAQKVVAMRKKQQLSIGPCKSLPNSPSHSSVPAASIPSVHINQAANGGGAFSDYSSSVPSTPSISQREMRIETIAASNTPTPIRKQSKRRSNIFTICASVSNLSSTKRAFQLLPN